The Vibrio tubiashii DNA window AATTCATTTAGCACAGTGTGAGTCATCAAATGACGCAACTCTGGAATCTTTTGCAGTTCGTCCCGAATGGCATTCAGCCGAGTCATTGAATCAACTTCGACGTACAGCATCATGTCAGTTTCTCCGCTAATCGCATGGCACCATTTTACGCCATCAATCTGATAAATCAGATCGGCATAGGTTTCGCAGTACTGAGTCGAGCTCGACATATCAAACTTAAGGGCAAGATACGCTTTGATCAGTTCTTTGTTCTCAGTTTTCGCCACATCAGCATGATAGCCAAGGATCACTTTTTCATGTTCGAGCTTTTGAATTCTCGCCGTTACTGCCGTGCGTGACAGATTCACCTTTCTAGCAATATCACTCACACTCTCCCGAGCGTTACGTTTTAGAATGTCTATGATTTGCCGATCAAATTTGTCCATATTCTACTTCCCAATTACGCCAACTTATCCTGTTGGTTGATTGCAATGTGACACAAAATTACCAGAGATGAAAGCAGTCAAATTGACAGTTCTAAAACCACAAACAGACAATGTGACCGCTATCGGTGACGAATTGACTAATGCATACCTAAGCCGCTTGAGATAACCTTGTTCTAAAACTGAACACGATGCAGGGAGAGCATAATGAGTGAGCTGAAAAAAGAGATAACATTGCTATCTGGCATCGGCCAATTATCGACAACACTGTTAGGGACTGGGCTGTTTATGGTGCCCGCAATTGCCGCAGGTATTGCAGGGCAAGCGTCCCTGTGGGCATGGTTAATCTTATTTATTGCCATTTGCCCTATTGCGCTTACTTTCGCCCAGCTTGGTAAACGTTACCCAAGTGCTGGAGGTACCGCTTACTTTGTCCGTAAGGCATTTAACACTAAGCTTGAGAAAAGCGTCGCATGGCTGTTTCTTAGTGTCGTTCCGGTCGGTGTACCTGCTGCCATTGCGTTAGCGGCTGGATTTTTGCAGCAGCTGATGCCTGAAAGCATCAACTCTCCTCTGTTTGCCCAGTTGCTCACCGTGGCTTTGCTTATTGGCGTGAATCTCGCTGGAGCCAAATCTTCAGGCAGATTACAAACCATCATTGCCTTGTCTATTTTTGCTCTTATCACGGCTTTCTGGTGGAAGGGCGGCTTTAGCTCTCAGGATTTAATCTTACCGCCTATTAGTGGTGATAGCCTCTGGTCTGTCGGGTTAGCATTAGGTGTCATGTTTTGGTGTTTTGTCGGGATAGAAGCGTTCGCCCATATGGGAGAAGAGTTTAAGAACCCTCAAAGAGACTTTCCCATTGCGATTGTCATTGGCTGTTTTATCGCAGGCGCGACTTACTGGATATGTTCAATCATCGTATTAAAGATGGGGGCTTACGGTTCGCCTGTTTTCGATAGCACATCGATTCCTTGGATCTCTGAGAATCTGTTTGGCCCAGAGTTCAAAGCCTTGATCAGTATCGTGGGTTTTGGGGCATGCTTTGCTAGTGTCAATCTCTACACTCAAAGCTTATCTCGCATGGTCTGGGCACAGGCTAAGGAATACAGCCCAAACAGCGCGCTCGCTAGACTATCGATAAAAGGCGTGCCAGCGAATGCGACCTTTGCTGTTGGCGGTGTGGCTCTGGTTTCTTGTGTCGCGGGTGAGTTGTCTGGATTGGACTTGGAGTTCTTCCTCAAGCTCGCTAATGGCATATTTGTTCTGGTCTACCTTCTAGCGATGCTTGCAGCCTACAAGCTACTCACAGGATTGAGTCGATACCTTGCTGCGATTTCCTTGATTCTCTGCTCGGCTGTATTTGTCTGCCTTGGTTGGTCGATGCTCTACGCAGTCACCGTCTTTGCGCTACTTAGCTTGCCATGGAAGAAATCACGCACGGCAAAAGGATCAAATAGCATATGACCCTACTTGTACTTGGCCAGTATTTCTCGTTCTCCACCTTGCTGGCGAAATGCCAACACTTGCTCGGAGAACTCCTTTAGTATCGCCGTGTACTGAGATGTTTTTGAAATACACAGAGCAAAAGGTGCAACTGTTAAAGTCACGGGAAGCTCAGTGATCAAGTTGCGTCGATCATGCTTAGATAAGAGAAATTCAGCCACGATTTTATCAACGGCGACGACGTCTCCTTTTTTCTTAGCGAGCATTTGTAGTGCGATAGAGAGATCAGACTCAATCACTCTAGTGTAAGAGTCTTGGGGGAAATTTTCGTTTCCCCAGCCATTTCCGACATAATCTAGAATCACGAATTCCTTCAAGTCTTCTATGCTAGACACTTGCTCTAGCTTATTCAGATGCGCATGATTTTTGTAGGTAAATAGGTTGATTGGCGCGCTAAATACAGGCTCTTTTGCAACATTGACGTAATTCAGCCGCTCTGGTGTCGGTACTGTGATA harbors:
- the yjeH gene encoding L-methionine/branched-chain amino acid transporter; this encodes MSELKKEITLLSGIGQLSTTLLGTGLFMVPAIAAGIAGQASLWAWLILFIAICPIALTFAQLGKRYPSAGGTAYFVRKAFNTKLEKSVAWLFLSVVPVGVPAAIALAAGFLQQLMPESINSPLFAQLLTVALLIGVNLAGAKSSGRLQTIIALSIFALITAFWWKGGFSSQDLILPPISGDSLWSVGLALGVMFWCFVGIEAFAHMGEEFKNPQRDFPIAIVIGCFIAGATYWICSIIVLKMGAYGSPVFDSTSIPWISENLFGPEFKALISIVGFGACFASVNLYTQSLSRMVWAQAKEYSPNSALARLSIKGVPANATFAVGGVALVSCVAGELSGLDLEFFLKLANGIFVLVYLLAMLAAYKLLTGLSRYLAAISLILCSAVFVCLGWSMLYAVTVFALLSLPWKKSRTAKGSNSI
- a CDS encoding substrate-binding periplasmic protein; its protein translation is MVRRLWVLSLCLLSFFSYGKETLRIVYYDSFPPYSYINAAGEMEGILVDIAREVLEKQMNLEVSHEGYPWSRAQRMVFNGQADAFITVPTPERLNYVNVAKEPVFSAPINLFTYKNHAHLNKLEQVSSIEDLKEFVILDYVGNGWGNENFPQDSYTRVIESDLSIALQMLAKKKGDVVAVDKIVAEFLLSKHDRRNLITELPVTLTVAPFALCISKTSQYTAILKEFSEQVLAFRQQGGEREILAKYK
- a CDS encoding Lrp/AsnC family transcriptional regulator, which produces MDKFDRQIIDILKRNARESVSDIARKVNLSRTAVTARIQKLEHEKVILGYHADVAKTENKELIKAYLALKFDMSSSTQYCETYADLIYQIDGVKWCHAISGETDMMLYVEVDSMTRLNAIRDELQKIPELRHLMTHTVLNEFFNTLNT